TTAGCTCCACTCCCTTCTGGTGCATCCCTCCTCCTAGGCACAAAATAGTTTCCCCTAGGAGGAGGCATAAGCACTACTACATCCTCAGGAATCTCATTAGAATCAGTTATCTCCCCTGGTCCGAAGATTGCAATATCATAAGCATCCTCTGCCAACTGTCGCATCACTGGTGCTAGCATGAAGATATTGGGGAAGACTACCACATCATTGGGGAGACCATGAGTGTCATTCTCCCGAATCTTAGCTTTGCATGCAACTGTAACTGGGGCAGAATAGAACCCATGTCTAGCACCACCACAATTCACCTGCTCCTCCCCTACAAGCACCACACCTTCATTAATCACAAACTGGCATTTGTCAGGATGAACGACATACACCACCCACCCTTCATCAGCCCCTTGGAGTTGAGGAGGTTGAGGTTCCAACGCATAAGCACTGGCACTATCATGCATAACAACCCTATCCTCTTTGACTTCTCCAACACCTCCAGTACCAACTTGCATGTTTGGATTTGGCTCCTCACTTCTGCTACTGCTTCTCTCTACTACCTGTCAAATTGGAGAAATGGGGGAATCCCAATCAATAAAACCATCACAATTACTAATAAAGCCAATTACAACtatgaaattcactttcaacaccttgatcccaataattcttccatgattatcaaaaatAAATACCTGGTTTTCTTGTATATTCATCTTAACTTTCTTTTCCTCTGGTCTACCCATGGATTCCTGATTTGTAGACATGGCTGGGCGATCATTCAGATTTAGATATGCATTATAACCTCGCTTAGACATAGCTTCAACAATTGGAACACTGAAGGGATTTTGCGGAGATGGAATGTGGAAGTTAcagaattggaaattaaaacCGATTTCTTCCAAACGGGCCTTATGGACGAGAAGACCAACAGTTAACACATCTCACCCATCCTTTTTCAATCCTCGAGATCAATTAGTTGAGATATCATGGAGGCACATGCCTACTAAGTGCATGCAAATACCTATTGAACGCCACCCCAACTTATTGGCCGTTAAGAGGCGGCAGCAAACACTTGGCAGTTATTTGGCAAGCGGACTCTCTAAGCGGGATACCCGTGACCCGAAGTCGAAACCCAGTACCGAACCGCAGATGCCCTCAACTATTTTCGTCAGATACGGGCATGAAGTGGCAAGCGGTATACCCGTCTCTGACCTGacattttccttttttggacacgctattatatgaaggactgttctagcaggaagagcatttttagcaggttgcaatgaagcctcccaactggtgctgccatctcctagtatgcataaaacataaagagttaattagaccccggagataaacatcaaagtttggtgacccaccagatactcccttaatggcagttccaaagagggtaaaagtcttagtgggaattaggtgttgaaaataggtcttgataggtTAATGATGGTTATTAGAGTGAAGGGGACACAGATGGCTTTGAATGGGTGTAGTTAACAAAGTGGCATGATGgctaactaagcgccataaatggaattgaattggcacaatggggtatttgaggggttaattagcagagagattaccattttcagaGAGATCTTTAACAGAAGAGGAAAGGTTTAGGTTTAGCAAAATAAATTGAGAGTATGGATGATCCTACCcagaattcaaccaattccatCGGAAATCTTCCAAATCCACCACCAGTAACACCTGAATTTGCACAAGCCAAGTCAATTCTCCATTCTTTGAGCATAGAGGAATTGCAGCAGTTAAGAGAAGATGCACAGTCTGAAATTGATCATCGGATTCAAGAGCAAACTCGTCAGAGAGAGGCAGAAGAGGCTGTTCAGGAACGGAAGAAAAGGAGATTTGAGGCTCTCTACAATGCATGGCTACCCAAGTTCTTAGAATGGCAAGAACGGAAGGATGAGGAAAAGTCTGAGAAGCAGGCCAAGACCCCAAAGTTTGGCAGTTCAACAGAAAGTGATTCCGAGGCCTCAGAAGGGTATGAGTATGAAGTGGAGGAAGAGGATACCAGTGAACTAGATTCAGATGCTGCGGAGGACAAGCAAAGGATGAATTCTTATCATGATGAGAAGGCGAGAAGGCGATTTGAATATGAACTTTCCAATCCCAAGATTTTTGCTCGCACCATGAGTGAGGGTGAACCTGTTGCAGTGAAGGTGAGCCGTCGAATCGCTGATCTCGATGATGAGTCAAGTgaggaagaaagggaagaaggggatgaggatagtgatgatgaatcatCATCCAGTGGGACTTATCCTGTACCATCTGATAGAGAGTACTATGGTGAAGAGGGTCTGGATACTAATGAGGATGAACGGTGGTAAGCTCATCAGAGTTACCAGGAAAGGCTAGATTTTCAGGCATTGCATAAATCTtgaaaacgatcaacaagttttttgcaaaacaacttttctggtaattttccttccttctactcttcctgatgttggtgcgaaagatggtaagtttctttgtattttgaaagttgatgcggacggttttggatttccttttattttgattttttgggAAAGTAGTAAGATACAGGGAATTTTCTTGTGTTTTGATTGTAAAGTTGAAAGGGGCAGTCGTTGTTTCAAGTTTGTAGTAATGGTTTGTAATGAAAGGGGTTtgggttatggccttttggtgaaggtattttgagaatatgtaatggtagttgtaatggtagtttaaagctttgatcttttgagggtttgatagttgtgtgaacttgtggtgctgatgcggaaattgaaaaaacttgatataatgctcaatgagatgataaatgttaaaggaatgtttgtagtattggacttgtttttgtaattttcttcttgtttttttaaatgtacaaacaagcaatgttcttggtgaatgattctaaaattccaatgattgttaagtagagatgggtaggaatgactgaattaatgaatcaatagggtatataaaatgttgtttaagatggtgggtattactccagtttataaaatgttgttggagtaagattaattcaaagactattttaggcccaattccaaaaaaaaatctatgtgcaagcctagtactattactactaatcctagcatgacagaatattaattcaataatcagtatagccaaatccaaactcatccaacattgctaaaacccatctgcatacaaaaccccaccatgatttaagaatcaattttttttcaacaatccatacattcattctctagttaacagaaaaatccaaacaactacattctatcacctggcttgtcgcttagtccttggaaatggttgctcagatgcagtcgtttgagaagcagggactgctgtTGGTGCTGGTGATGGTGGTTTCCTTGCAGTTCCACCCttggtgctggtgctggtgtTGTTGCAGTCCCAATATTAATCATCCCAGGATgtcctttgcaggtcaagtttatctacttttggcaatttatactcattccgacaaataactgccgtactgaattcctcgtcgacttcatcaccagcatatttccagatttgggtaggtgcacctaacacaatagactttcttttattttcctagtctggcacataaaatacctgcttagcttgggaggatacaacgaaaggatcatcctggagtcccaacttatcaagctcaaccaaaatgtagccaagtttgtcttttgagacccctgctttggtaacccatttacacctgaaaagtggcactttcagcaaatgatatgtcagcacccatatctcttgtaaaacaccataataatcctccagattaagggtaatccccgcttgtctaatgtgcgtgtcagttgcctctacgtaaaccccgctattctggttaacggaaccatcatgagattttgtgcgaaaaaggtatccattgatgtgatatgcgtcgtatgtctctacttgtgcattcggtgggattgatagccaccttaagtcctgattgaagttttccctagagtctgcccactcactgtcaacctgaaatacattataaggattagcctccctctcaacgcaaaagttacataccaagagtgacattttctgcaaactcttaccactttttgtaaccatttggcgaactcttcacgatgtttttgatctagctgtctatcactcataccaagatatttatccttcaaaaaattctggtgtcggctggacagtgcaatgattaatgttattatctttacaaaAATTCGGACAcacaatcaaaaactaaataaaaaatgaggttatctggttagatctagttatacttactcaacgtaaggagcaacttcaggcgaattccgcaatacatagaaatgcgctttatcaaaaagatccttatcaacacgaggaaacttaggatttgacattggttttcccctgaaagaataagaatcttcgccagtgtcagatgtgttgagtttgtctggtggaattccgactgtatcattcatgctttgttggtgctcactgataacctcaattgtctcttccgcaaggttcccttcagcaatgcttcctccaggtctgtttccgtttcgcacatgcccttttatgaccttcatgcacctttcaaacggatacatccatcgaaagaatacaggaccacaaatttgcacttccctggtaagatgcacagttaaatgaaccatgatgtcgaaaaaggatggaggaaagtatttctcgagcaagcacaacgtcacaacgagatccgactgcaatttttctagctctgccaccttgatttctttgctagatattgccctgaaaaagaaacaaaacctgataatagcatatcttgttggctgcggcataattgatttaagcgcaatgggaaaaaaatgttgcattagtatgtgataatcatgcaattttagtccgataagctttcgatcttttcgattctccagtgttgaaaagtttgaacaatacccttgtggaacctttatctcggataatgttgcacaaaacttgtccttttccttcgggcttaatgagtgacatgttgcctttagtatatatcccccttttccattttcccgaggttgcaactcatctctaaaacccatctccttcagatccattcgagcagcaaggtggtctttcgacttaaattcattgttcaacaatgttccaacgatactctcgcatacattcttttcgacgtgcatgaaatctatgcaatggtggacaacatgataccaccagtaggggaggagccggaaccatatattgaactttttccagtagcgcctttcagtctccttctccttccccttccccttttttgggtcgatggtcttttcgattctcttcatctttccacctcttccagggttatcctgcacgaattccaacacaatgttcttccgtccctttccccatttattctttataatgtttacctcattgtatatttgtgacGGGATCATAAGTTCCGAagccttttcagtttcttcttttccgttgaacctaatagacgcatttatgtgtctattttgatcacaATTATGTGCATTGTTAGTTCtcgattttgtatatatttgattattttatgtgttagtaggtgtttttggagaaataagcttttgcagcaaaattggctcgaaaagtggtttttgcgcgcacctctcaaatggataaggggcacccagtcgATAAGGGGTAACCCCATGGCAACTACTATTGGCACCCGACTGTTGGATAAGGGGCTgccttttttcttcattttcaaagaacagaatttggcgggaaacctCGAGTTCAAAATTCAGTGCACCTGCGATATTATCAGTATTGGATTTGAGGGATTTGGCTGGATTTTTTCACCCGGATTTGGACTGGATTGGGTTTGTTTTCATCTATCCAGGGTTAGTAGTGGATTTGGTTACgtggaaaaagaagaaaatcacGGAACAGAAAGGGAAAGAACAGTTTTCTGCGAGATTAATTGGACCGGGTTTGGGAGTGATTCAACCGGAAATTTACCTGGGAAAGGCTTGGCATGGGCCTATTTAACCGAAACAGGAAAGGTAATGAAGTTGGTTTCGATAAAAAGGAAGTTTAATCTATTCACCGGACTTTCTTTAAAAACAGGGAAAGAGTAAGGGTTAACGGGATCTCGTTGGTATTTTTTTGGAAGTTACATGCAGAATACAATCACCTAGGATTTGTTCTGTGGATATTATTGTAAGGTTTCGGCAGCTAGATAGGCGTAAAGAAAATTCAGAGGAGTTATTCTCGTGACTTAACcgtgaaaaagaagaaagaaatattgGAAGATTTTTGGGAGATTAAATCGACCTGTTGGGGTATATAAGGTGAGgggagtctcagaaatcagtatcgagagtttgggggtgaagcagaggagacgtcggagctgcaggagaagttgcagagtatcttgtctgctggtgaagaagacgagttgaagaacataggacccagttggacagtcgcagaaaccgtgacctatactttcaaactcatTAACTTTGTAACagtttttccaacaattattctgagttcgcaacagttctgctagggttctctgtaacagtggattctgtagcaattataactgttacaaacacactgctttatacctcttcttcaataaaacacctttttgagctatggattattattttgagcgtgttttcaccatgaagagttaaaacccaacactgggacaaaagaggaagctatttttcatgcatgtggtaattctacttatttcttgtatgactttttgcacttgatttaattgttttatgattttcactaattagttatGATTTTGTTTGATAACGTATGCTTAGTCTTAATACTTTTGATGCgttatgcttgtgatttacaattaatattttaaaaatcCACCTTGGCAAAGAAGAAGAGTCTATAAAAAGTTAACtttggagctataaatgtctagaataattagttgaaccacatgaacatgagaattggtggaatccgaagtcctagtatctctcgttatcgtgacaatattgtgaatatattttctttattttagtgttttctttattttattaagtctaaaatcgatctctacaagtccgagcgaacgatactttacttaccacttgaaaaattacatcaatttttggcgccgccgacgcggacttcttttcagatttggagcgaagctacaagggaagaaaaagtgttataaaaggaaagcatcgccaaagaaggaaagaaaagaggaatccgaaaggagtgaagaaaaaGATTTCGTAtagagttattttgttttatttttagaaactgtaaatagggtgttatttttgtaatttttcttttcctttttggacatttttatttttggaatttttggacattcttggacattatttttaaaccctaaggaagggtcaaaattaaatatcaactgtttgcagggaaggacgacagttacgatactgtctcggaccctcgggttcgtacactgacatcggagtcggtggcctgagtcgacttcaacggttcatcacccgtctggtacgggaggtaagattctatccacccacgaatcccctgtcagtgggttttattttgtgtgacaactcacacctctgcaatagaatgtcgaactggtattacaatagccaatacaacgaatatcagtctgagtttcaaaatggacgttactactttgaccatagtgtgactAATGGTAGAGAaaatcagccttttgaaggttatggtccataccatggtgagctcaattactatccacacgccaactggtcatacgagcaaaatttctctctactagagtcaacacgtaagttagctgagtcgacactaagttagcagaaatgaataacttagttatggacgaaagcaatgcaacgggTGAACTTtgtttcctagattcaatcaggaagtcatgtgagtcgactcaaaatattttgttagaggcccagaacataactgctcttaatttccaatatagtgtttccaatagtacctttgaaaatgaagatagttattcacataatcaagatgacaaggataaaattggtaacattacttgtttagatgaggttcaaccattttcatgttattataatgatgattatgatgaggatagtgttgatgaagaatttgaaataagtaggcatagtgatcaggaatttgttactccaattgagcttaaaaatgataatgtttctagttcaaatccaaataattttaataaatattcacctattcaaaatgaagagtatttgactagagatacccccgttttagacgatgtagtatttccttttgattacgaagctaataatggtttagaggaacgagtttttcctgagaatattgttttagagtctagcgatttagaaacattagtcttagacaaagaaagtgaactcgtagagatgagtgaggatgaacctgacttagaataatcaattgaccattttcaggaatcatatgaccttgaaattagggaagttgtgactagtctttctagagatactgaaaactctaagtttgggggtgattatcattcaacatgtgctttaactattagaaaggtccctcacttgggacttgacatatgtgcctcaaccattttacaagattatcttcatacacgttttcctgaacctagtgatgtccataaggaagttcagttgttagaaacccatcctctggttgatgtggtttacccaggctatgatatccatattgactttgttttcccaccaaatatttttcgaccaattgtgggaacgtataatttaatatgtgtcaattattaagttttgagactaaacctaattactttaggagattagggtcgacacatttgtttaaggaagaccaccactctcattgtggtcagctgtgtgagtcaaaactgattgactttaaggatccacaattattcaggttattattatgtgcttctaagtttttacttgagtttttccagactctaatacctgaaccggaccctagctttgaggaattccagcgcatgaaaatattttatctagaccctttcatagagcctgaacctgaaccacagctagatgtagttgtcttaaacaggaaactagacaagggtgcgctttatttgttaattttcttggcatgttgcagattccttttacttgtgatagctctatttggttttgatgacccacagatatttcgtctattactttatgatacgaggtgattaatcctttcttatgtctggctgaagacgttaaacttagcacttcttgggaggtaacccaatctcatgcaacacggtaatatctttccttatctcttttgcttcaaatggtaacaatttctccttgttcacgcttttaattttatctttagaacattgaggacaatgttagatttaagtttgggggtatgggagaaactttttagttgcaataaataaactccagagcctagaaatttatgcctattaaggattgcactaaccaatctaagtggatgaaagcattttggttgtaggagttgaggaaccaatctgattagatggaaacatctagaagagtctattcataaaagcacagagctcaggtgttagaaaaaaaataacatggtagtttcgccatatctcgttgagtccttttcacttctgtttttatttttctttttaaatatgtttctaagtgatttggtggggctcacgattcaagttgttaccaatgctagggcgaattagagtgattgagataccatgaaaaaacaaaaaattgaaaaaaaaattgagaccagaccatttgaccaaaatgaATAAATTccataaagtcgaccactggtacccttgtatatgccagttgtgttgacctagagttaggttatcgaccactggttcccttgtatatgccagtgtgttgatattagtcagactagtacctcaatccattaggataggttcattttggcggaggccttcagacagatatgggaaacgccgttcacttagtaaacatcaaaaccatctatgtttttcactatatccatcttcttgatctatccatgtgattagttttgactccggatattgatgtccatagtgcgactatctgagtagagctctgtcactttatatgaattttagtatgcttgagtgcaaactcgtgtacaacaattggaatttcgcatcagggtacttcctcctgtagtcaataagtatgccaaccaaggagactctttagtgccttccaaggttctgggtagatagctagagtctggagtaaaggttttgtgggt
Above is a genomic segment from Papaver somniferum cultivar HN1 chromosome 10, ASM357369v1, whole genome shotgun sequence containing:
- the LOC113315827 gene encoding protein bfr2-like — encoded protein: MDDPTQNSTNSIGNLPNPPPVTPEFAQAKSILHSLSIEELQQLREDAQSEIDHRIQEQTRQREAEEAVQERKKRRFEALYNAWLPKFLEWQERKDEEKSEKQAKTPKFGSSTESDSEASEGYEYEVEEEDTSELDSDAAEDKQRMNSYHDEKARRRFEYELSNPKIFARTMSEGEPVAVKVSRRIADLDDESSEEEREEGDEDSDDESSSSGTYPVPSDREYYGEEGLDTNEDERW